In Carya illinoinensis cultivar Pawnee chromosome 16, C.illinoinensisPawnee_v1, whole genome shotgun sequence, a single window of DNA contains:
- the LOC122298523 gene encoding uncharacterized protein LOC122298523 isoform X1, with protein sequence MEEGDISLSDQSPAFYAPLLRAILEDDWTAAETFIQNYPNCLGVAITKDQYTALHTAAVVKRTRFVNKFVRLMKTEELELKAKDYTALYFAAKTEIVTIAEAMVKKNNNLPSIFPKAKDSIRHLPLYAAIETGNRDMVSYLYSVTPIEDLASVDRINLLKATISNDLYDTAHKILDTLNLEPGEKELLWEPLEILSRKPSEIIGNKSQPSVWERCLNSCFRGRLRFCNKAMMQASAHQLVDRLLKQLGVADDKYLSSSHVLQQNHMKLVVEAAKVGNVEFLVILIRSYPHLIWQVDEEEYGTLFHVAIKHRQEHVFNLIYEIGVLKGILATYDAKGRKNMLQLAAELPSSDRLNTISGAALQMQRELLWFQEIESIVPKSYVNQLDKNGETPRDIFVRTHEELKKNGEKWMRNTANSCMLVATLIATVVFPAAFTVPGGNHEEKGIPIFLETNWFMVFIVSDAIAMLFSSSSILVFLSIHTSRYTEKHFLKSLPHRLALGHATLFFSITGMLIAFTAACLLIFDKKPNVPISIVVAAPAIPISLFGILHYGLWLDIFRSALLLGSNSFLFRSHKRLFKKQASYGKNDNHQLCNLTK encoded by the exons ATGGAAGAGGGTGATATCTCATTATCTGATCAATCTCCTGCCTTTTATGCTCCTCTCCTTCGAGCTATCCTAGAAGATGACTGGACTGCTGCTGAAACTTTTATTCAGAACTATCCAAACTGCCTTGGAGTTGCCATAACAAAAGACCAATATACAGCTCTTCACACTGCTGCAGTTGTAAAACGCACCCGTTTTGTAAACAAATTCGTGAGATTGATGAAGACGGAAGAATTAGAATTGAAAGCCAAGGACTACACGGCCCTTTATTTTGCTGCTAAAACAGAAATAGTAACAATTGCAGAGGCGATGGTGAAAAAGAACAACAATCTGCCATCGATATTCCCCAAGGCCAAGGATTCCATCCGTCATTTACCACTTTACGCCGCAATAGAGACTGGAAATAGAGACATGGTGTCGTATTTATACTCCGTGACTCCTATTGAAGACTTGGCTTCTGTGGATCGCATTAATCTACTCAAGGCTACCATTTCCAATGATTTGTATG ATACGGCACACAAAATTTTGGATACTCTAAACTTAGAACCTGGAGAGAAGGAACTTCTTTGGGAACCATTGGAAATATTGTCCAGAAAACCTTCAGAAATAATTGGCAACAAAAGTCAGCCGTCAGTATGGGAAAGATGCTTAAACTCCT GCTTCAGAGGTCGGTTGAGGTTCTGCAACAAAGCTATGATGCAAGCATCAGCCCATCAATTAGTTGACCGCCTTTTGAAACAGCTTGGAGTTGCAGACGACAAATATTTATCGTCAAGTCATGTGCTTCAGCAAAATCATATGAAACTAGTTGTTGAAGCAGCAAAAGTAGGGAACGTTGAATTTCTAGTCATACTTATACGCTCTTATCCCCATCTCATATGGCAAGTTGACGAAGAAGAATATGGAACTTTGTTTCACGTTGCTATTAAACATCGACAAGAgcatgtttttaatttaatatatgagATAGGTGTTTTGAAGGGCATCCTTGCGACCTATGATGCCAAAGGGAGAAAAAACATGCTACAATTAGCTGCAGAATTGCCTTCTTCAGATCGACTGAATACTATATCAGGAGCAGCCCTTCAAATGCAACGAGAGTTGTTGTGGTTTCAA GAGATAGAAAGTATCGTGCCAAAGTCATATGTGAACCAACTGGATAAAAATGGAGAAACGCCTAGGGATATATTTGTGAGGACCCATGAAGAACTAAAGAAGAATGGTGAAAAGTGGATGAGAAACACGGCAAACTCATGCATGCTCGTGGCAACATTGATTGCCACTGTGGTTTTTCCAGCTGCCTTCACAGTACCAGGTGGAAACCATGAAGAAAAAGGCATTCCTATATTTTTGGAAACCAACTGGTTTATGGTATTCATCGTGTCAGATGCAATAGCAATGTTATTCTCTTCGTCTTCAATATTGGTTTTCTTATCAATTCATACATCACGGTATACGGAAAAACATTTCCTCAAATCATTACCTCATAGGTTGGCATTGGGACACGCTACACTTTTTTTCTCAATAACGGGCATGCTGATAGCCTTCACTGCAGCCTGTCTTTTGATCTTTGACAAAAAACCAAATGTTCCAATCAGTATAGTTGTTGCGGCGCCTGCTATCCCAATTAGTTTGTTTGGTATCCTACATTATGGCCTTTGGTTGGATATATTCCGCTCAGCATTGTTATTAGGTTCTAATAGCTTCCTTTTCCGGTCACATAAAAGGCTTTTCAAGAAGCAAGCTAGCTACGGAAAGAATGACAACCATCAGTTATGCAATTTGACCAAATAA
- the LOC122298523 gene encoding uncharacterized protein LOC122298523 isoform X2, with the protein MEEGDISLSDQSPAFYAPLLRAILEDDWTAAETFIQNYPNCLGVAITKDQYTALHTAAVVKRTRFVNKFVRLMKTEELELKAKDYTALYFAAKTEIVTIAEAMVKKNNNLPSIFPKAKDSIRHLPLYAAIETGNRDMVSYLYSVTPIEDLASVDRINLLKATISNDLYDTAHKILDTLNLEPGEKELLWEPLEILSRKPSEIIGNKSQPSVWERCLNSCFRGRLRFCNKAMMQASAHQLVDRLLKQLGVADDKYLSSSHVLQQNHMKLVVEAAKVGNVEFLVILIRSYPHLIWQVDEEEYGTLFHVAIKHRQEHVFNLIYEIGVLKGILATYDAKGRKNMLQLAAELPSSDRLNTISGAALQMQRELLWFQVRTYRR; encoded by the exons ATGGAAGAGGGTGATATCTCATTATCTGATCAATCTCCTGCCTTTTATGCTCCTCTCCTTCGAGCTATCCTAGAAGATGACTGGACTGCTGCTGAAACTTTTATTCAGAACTATCCAAACTGCCTTGGAGTTGCCATAACAAAAGACCAATATACAGCTCTTCACACTGCTGCAGTTGTAAAACGCACCCGTTTTGTAAACAAATTCGTGAGATTGATGAAGACGGAAGAATTAGAATTGAAAGCCAAGGACTACACGGCCCTTTATTTTGCTGCTAAAACAGAAATAGTAACAATTGCAGAGGCGATGGTGAAAAAGAACAACAATCTGCCATCGATATTCCCCAAGGCCAAGGATTCCATCCGTCATTTACCACTTTACGCCGCAATAGAGACTGGAAATAGAGACATGGTGTCGTATTTATACTCCGTGACTCCTATTGAAGACTTGGCTTCTGTGGATCGCATTAATCTACTCAAGGCTACCATTTCCAATGATTTGTATG ATACGGCACACAAAATTTTGGATACTCTAAACTTAGAACCTGGAGAGAAGGAACTTCTTTGGGAACCATTGGAAATATTGTCCAGAAAACCTTCAGAAATAATTGGCAACAAAAGTCAGCCGTCAGTATGGGAAAGATGCTTAAACTCCT GCTTCAGAGGTCGGTTGAGGTTCTGCAACAAAGCTATGATGCAAGCATCAGCCCATCAATTAGTTGACCGCCTTTTGAAACAGCTTGGAGTTGCAGACGACAAATATTTATCGTCAAGTCATGTGCTTCAGCAAAATCATATGAAACTAGTTGTTGAAGCAGCAAAAGTAGGGAACGTTGAATTTCTAGTCATACTTATACGCTCTTATCCCCATCTCATATGGCAAGTTGACGAAGAAGAATATGGAACTTTGTTTCACGTTGCTATTAAACATCGACAAGAgcatgtttttaatttaatatatgagATAGGTGTTTTGAAGGGCATCCTTGCGACCTATGATGCCAAAGGGAGAAAAAACATGCTACAATTAGCTGCAGAATTGCCTTCTTCAGATCGACTGAATACTATATCAGGAGCAGCCCTTCAAATGCAACGAGAGTTGTTGTGGTTTCAAGTACGTACATACAG GAGATAG